From the genome of Halictus rubicundus isolate RS-2024b chromosome 2, iyHalRubi1_principal, whole genome shotgun sequence, one region includes:
- the LOC143365908 gene encoding HEAT repeat-containing protein 6 isoform X1, with the protein MATSHADYPNSTDKFDFITEKLLMLTKKKQNEIKLVNNYLCDLNKLDYRFVTSFNNDILQLLIKQLCVIATPTETDLIQSTSKLLVNLIQNNAKLQYQTFESVKQWILDALDSASPITHKDVVNLLKYLLIDIDFKDINHYLELLLGNDRFLKKYLTLSKLPWSETRYYALGCLEGIVMKKSDGNFIDQEFIFCIKNIMLNILSSSLQLNDNKLLYAKVLSLCLHILYIIVANKQLPHSIDFMGEIFGVVQVFLFYGIKEYALVKPQLLRPAAMNLPEQVHIIPKCKNLKNHKTKIKKQPVKKPNTELKNNIVTECKGISMYSSDSDTSDTESNNSIYADSKVRLEAVHLLQVLVQNSQSREIFGFWPQIVATGSQSDARVLTRCILKESVSKVKHSMLSTLTELLIDAKSFLTHAEDTHHTSFITFFGTVGLMIKELHFTLALVLSSDKNVAVLTHALKCAAALIQGTPYARLKTGLATKLLRNCRPYIFHKDATIRVAALSTFEAVVSCDPLTPEIFNILAKQSELDMESEQMHLNASLSDNTGGEEEEEEVDIEDLKNNISAEYDNKLLKETNVCFLIHVCLKNVSNKMMSTPVRVQSLKLLGRMAFSTGSLVFSHVELITTTLVTVIQDCEIQVILHACRTLEIMAVCFLNNDLGNNNALLFWNIIFEPITLILQHSQTILREAACDCLGSISPIVLTQQPRQKTILIITVLFGAVHDEESAVRAAALRALGMLVTLPPLKEETGFLMDLADIICLTADDNLGVRIKGIWALANLCDCLSKEKNDEVEPLPLEILLPKLYLVSIKASKDSNKVKCNAVRALGTIFHLCSNKDMLNDTLSGLESLINCATSGHDMKVRWNACRALGLVLSNNPDNILPPSWRDLVFPPLCNLICYSPNFKVRSNAAWALCACDSYGKYIVTLWKNIIVALENSQHVPSYIEYPHRDALLQQLCLTLSHVAACTDVSDLQNLSSEIGDHVDDISNYMKQFQETIVPEKIGDLIKAKSQFEKYMKSAPSFEDRQIARTLASLFERTKRYDNLDTTLPAL; encoded by the exons ATGGCAACCTCACACGCCGATTATCCAAACTCTACAGATAAATTCGATTTCATCACAGAAAAACTGCTTATGTTgacaaaaaagaaacagaatgAAATAAAGTTAGTCAACAATTATCTTTGTGATCTTAATAAACTCGATTATCGATTTGTTACTAGTTTTAATAACGAC ATATTACAATTGTTGATTAAACAGCTATGTGTAATTGCTACACCTACGGAAACAGATTTAATACAAAGTACATCGAAACTTTTAGTCAATTTGATTCAAAACAATGCAAAACTTCAGTATCAGACATTCGAAAGTGTCAAACAATGGATTTTAGATGCATTGGACTCAGCTTCACCTATTACGCACAAAGATGTCGTCAATCTTTTGAAGTACCTCTTAATCGATATAGATTTCAAAGATATTAATCAT TACTTAGAATTATTGTTGGGAAATGACAGATTCTTAAAGAAATACTTAACTTTATCAAAGTTACCATGGTCTGAAACTCGTTATTATGCACTTGGTTGCTTAGAAGGAATTGTAATGAAGAAATCTGATGGGAATTTCATTGATcaagaatttatattttgcattaagaaTATTATGCTAAATATCCTTTCATCTTCTCTACAATTAAATGATAATAAACTCCTCTATGCCAAA GTTTTGAGTTTGTGTTTACATATACTTTATATTATAGTAGCAAACAAACAGCTTCCACATTCCATAGACTTTATGGGTGAAATTTTTGGAGTAGTacaagtatttttattttatggtaTCAAGGAATATGCACTTGTAAAACCACAGCTTCTACGACCTGCAGCTATGAATCTCCCTGAACAAGTTCATATTATTCCTAAGTGCAAGAATCTGAAGAATCATAAGACAAAGATTAAAAAACAGCCTGTCAAGAAACCAAACACAGAactgaaaaataatattgtgACAGAATGTAAAGGCATTAGTATGTATTCCAGCGATTCCGATACTTCGGACACTGAAAGTAATAATTCTATATATGCAGACTCTAAAGTTAGATTAGAAGCTGTACACTTATTGCAAGTACTTGTTCAAAATTCACAAAGCCGTGAAATATTTGGATTTTGGCCACAGATTGTTGCCACTGGGTCACAAAGCGATGCAAGGGTACTAACGAGATGTATTTTGAAAGAATCTGTATCGAAAGTGAAGCATAGTATGCTGAGCACTCTCACTGAATTACTCATTGATGCTAAATCTTTTTTGACCCATGCAGAGGATACCCACCATACATCTTTTATAACTTTCTTTGGTACAGTAGGTCTAATGATTAAAGAGTTACATTTCACATTAGCCTTGGTCTTAAGCAGTGATAAAAATGTTGCTGTTTTAACTCATGCTTTGAAATGTGCTGCTGCACTAATCCAAGGTACACCATATGCACGTTTGAAAACAGGACTTGCTACAAAATTGTTAAGAAATTGTAGGCCATACATATTTCACAAAG ATGCAACAATTCGTGTAGCAGCACTGTCGACTTTTGAAGCTGTTGTTTCCTGTGATCCTCTGACAcctgaaatatttaatatactTGCAAAACAATCAGAGTTAGACATGGAATCAGAACAAATGCATTTGAATGCTTCGCTTAGCGACAATacaggaggagaagaagaggaagaagaagtagaTATCGAAGATCTAAAAAACAATATATCTGCTGAATATGACAACAAACTATTAAAAGAAACAAACGTATGCTTTTTGATTCATGTTTGTTTAAAGAACGTTTCTAATAAG atGATGAGCACTCCTGTTCGGGTTCAATCCTTGAAACTTCTTGGCAGAATGGCATTCAGTACTGGAAGTCTTGTATTTTCCCACGTGGAATTAATTACAACAACTTTAGTGACAGTTATACAGGATTGCGAAATACAAGTAATACTACATGCTTGCCGTACTTTAGAAATTATGGCTGTATGTTTTCTAAATAATGATTTGGGCAACAATAATGCCTtattattctggaatattatatTTGAACCCATAACATTAATTCTTCAACATTCACAAACAATATTGAGAGAGGCAGCATGCGATTGTTTAGGCAGCATTAGTCCTATTGTGCTTACTCAACAACCA agGCAAAAAACTATCCTAATTATCACAGTACTGTTCGGTGCAGTTCATGATGAAGAAAGTGCGGTAAGAGCTGCAGCATTGAGAGCATTAGGAATGTTGGTCACGTTGCCCCCATTAAAAGAAGAAACTGGATTTTTAATGGATTTAGCCGACATAATTTGTTTAACTGCCGATGATAATCTTGGTGTTCGCATTAAAGGGATCTGGGCACTAGCTAATTTATGTGATTGCCTTTCGAAAGAAAA aaatgaTGAAGTAGAACCTCTTCCTTTGGAAATTTTATTACCGAAATTATATCTTGTTAGTATTAAGGCATCGAAAGATAGTAATAAAGTAAAATGCAATGCTGTTCGAGCTCTTGGAACTATTTTCCATTTATGTTCTAACAAAGACATGTTAAATGATACTTTATCGGGATTGGAGTCCCTTATAAATTGTGCCACTTCAGGACATGATATGAaa GTACGCTGGAATGCTTGTCGTGCTCTAGGATTAGTTTTAAGTAACAATCCAGACAATATACTACCACCTTCTTGGCGG GACTTGGTATTTCCTCCATTATGTAATTTAATATGCTACAGTCCAAATTTTAAAGTTCGCTCCAATGCAGCATGGGCATTATGCGCTTGTGATTCTTATGGAAAATACATTGTAACTCTGTGGAAGAACATTATTGTAGCACTTGAAAACTCTCAACATGTACCAAGCTACATTGAGTATCCGCATCGTGATGCTCTTCTTCAACaa TTGTGCCTTACCCTTAGTCATGTTGCTGCGTGCACCGATGTGTCCGACTTACAAAATCTTTCATCAGAGATTGGTGATCATGTGGATGATATTTCTAATTACATGAAACAGTTTCAG GAAACAATTGTGCCTGAAAAAATTGGAGATTTAATAAAAGCAAAATCTCAATTTGAGAAATATATGAAAAGTGCCCCTTCATTTGAAGATCGACAGATTGCCCGCACGTTGGCAAGTCTCTTTGAAAGAACTAAACGATATGACAATTTAGATACAACTCTTCCAGCATTGTGA
- the LOC143365907 gene encoding E3 ubiquitin-protein ligase RNF25 isoform X1 has product MSDTVIDERVTDEIEALKAILLDDELNIKVNERGEPECIEIVLFPSTGEDSQSQYVCAILIVQLPKGYPDVSPTINLKNPRGLDEETVKLMQSDAEAKCKDFIGQPVMFELIELIREHLTRSNLPTDQCAICLYGFRERDEFTKTECYHYFHSHCLAAHVAAAERYYREEQEKLPQWQQDTKNKFQAICPVCRESINCDVESLWSAPLPIDVEAATDFSVTAELKELQKQMAALFLRQQQRGGIIDLEAEGVKLLVRTEDESGAATEELNPPGTSLNTFSNQTVQPVNQMQLSQSRQSLHQAQNHAQYQSRQLHHTYHGHNNHGHRNRGRGRGHYRRQFDRVRQTESTPT; this is encoded by the exons ATGTCAGATACGGTAATAGATGAAAG AGTAACTGATGAAATTGAAGCATTAAAAGCAATTTTACTCGACGACGAGTTAAACATAAAAGTAAACGAAAG AGGTGAGCCGGAATGTattgaaattgttttatttcctTCGACTGGTGAAGATTCCCAATCTCAATATGTTTGTGCAATATTAATTGTTCAATTACCTAAAGGATACCCTGATGTATCACCTACTATTAATCTTAAAAACCCTAGAGGATTAGATGAAGAAACAGTGAAGCTTATGCAGTCGGATGCAGAAGCAAAATGTAAAGACTTTATAGGTCAGCCAGTTATGTTCGAACTCATAGAG TTAATAAGAGAGCACCTTACAAGAAGTAATCTTCCTACGGATCAATGTGCCATATGCCTGTATGGTTTTCGAGAGAGAGATGAATTTACAAAAACAGAATGCTACCATTATTTTCATTCACACTGTTTAGCAGCTCATGTAGCAGCTGCAGAACGGTATTATAGAGaagaacaagaaaaattaccacAATGGCAGCAAGATACTAAAAATAAGTTTCAG GCTATATGTCCCGTGTGTCGAGAATCAATCAATTGTGATGTAGAGAGTCTTTGGTCAGCTCCACTTCCAATCGATGTTGAGGCTGCAACGGATTTTTCGGTTACTGCAGAACTGAAAGAGTTACAGAAGCAAATGGCAGCATTATTCTTGAGACAACAACAAAGAGGTGGTATAATAGATTTGGAAGCTGAAGGTGTAAAACTACTGGTAAGAACGGAAGATGAATCTGGGGCAGCTACTGAAGAACTGAATCCACCAGGGACAAGTTTAAATACATTTTCAAATCAGACCGTACAACCTGTTAATCAAATG CAGCTATCGCAATCAAGACAGTCGTTACATCAGGCACAAAATCATGCTCAATATCAGTCACGTCAATTACATCATACTTACCATGGACACAATAATCATGGTCATCGGAATAGAGGTCGTGGACGAGGTCATTACCGCCGCCAGTTTGACAGAGTTAGACAGACGGAATCAACTCCCACATGA
- the Csn6 gene encoding COP9 signalosome subunit 6: protein MEVDENNAAAPLETPMEVDDDNADKNSGTSTNPSSAIKVMASSGTVGSVSISLHPLVIMNVSEHWTRLRAQEGTDQLVYGALIGKQKGRNIEIMNSFELMFTCIGDDVIIDRDYYNTKEEQFKQVFSEMDFLGWYTTGDMPNERDIRVHKQLCEINESPVLLKLDPRPKNTDQLSVSMYESVIDLVNGEATMLFVPLTYTLATEEAERIGVDHVARMCSNDQGESSLVAEHLTAQHSAIKMLHSRVKLVLKYVQAVQSGEIKGNHEVLRAACSLGHRLPVLNNPKFKADFYNQCNDFGLMTYLGIITKDCNNINQFVNKFNILYDRQGAAGRRLRCHFLC from the exons ATGGAAGTCGACGAAAACAATGCAGCAGCTCCATTAGAGACACCGATGGAAGTCGACGACGACAATGCAGACAAAAATTCTGGTACCTCGACTAATCCTTCGAGCGCTATTAAAGTGATGGCATCTTCGGGCACTGTTGGATCTGTGTCGATTAGTCTTCATCCATTGGTTATAATGAATGTCAGCGAACATTGGACCAGACTTCGTGCCCAAGAGGGAACGGATCAATTAg TATACGGCGCATTGATCGGTAAACAAAAAGGACGTAATATAGAAATCATGAACTCCTTCGAACTTATGTTCACATGCATCGGCGACGATGTTATAATCGACAGAGATTACTATAATACCAAAGAAGAGCAGTTTAAGCAAGTGTTTAGCGAAATGGATTTCTTGGGATGGTACACGACAGGGGACATGCCCAACGAAAGGGACATTAGAGTGCATAAACAGCTTTGCGAAATCAACGAGAGCCCTGTATTATTGAAACTCGATCCCAGACCAAAAAATACAGAT CAATTGTCCGTCTCTATGTACGAATCGGTAATCGATTTGGTTAACGGGGAAGCTACCATGTTATTTGTCCCATTAACTTACACGCTGGCAACGGAAGAGGCAGAAAGGATCGGCGTCGATCACGTTGCGAGAATGTGCAGTAACGATCAAGGAGAAAGCTCGTTGG TTGCGGAACATCTAACTGCACAGCACAGCGCTATAAAGATGTTGCACTCACGGGTCAAATTGGTATTGAAATACGTACAGGCGGTACAGAGCGGCGAAATAAAAGGAAATCACGAAGTGCTGAGAGCCGCCTGTTCTCTGGGACATCGATTACCAGTTTTAAATAATCCAAAATTCAAAGCTGATTTTTATAAT CAATGCAACGATTTTGGTCTGATGACTTACCTTGGCATTATAACGAAAGATTGCAACAATATTAATCAGTTTGtcaataaattcaatattttgtaCGATAGACAAGGTGCCGCGGGCCGTCGTTTGCGATGTCACTTTTTGTGTTGA
- the LOC143365907 gene encoding E3 ubiquitin-protein ligase RNF25 isoform X2, whose amino-acid sequence MSDTVIDERVTDEIEALKAILLDDELNIKVNERGEPECIEIVLFPSTGEDSQSQYVCAILIVQLPKGYPDVSPTINLKNPRGLDEETVKLMQSDAEAKCKDFIGQPVMFELIELIREHLTRSNLPTDQCAICLYGFRERDEFTKTECYHYFHSHCLAAHVAAAERYYREEQEKLPQWQQDTKNKFQAICPVCRESINCDVESLWSAPLPIDVEAATDFSVTAELKELQKQMAALFLRQQQRGGIIDLEAEGVKLLVRTEDESGAATEELNPPGTSLNTFSNQTVQPVNQMLSQSRQSLHQAQNHAQYQSRQLHHTYHGHNNHGHRNRGRGRGHYRRQFDRVRQTESTPT is encoded by the exons ATGTCAGATACGGTAATAGATGAAAG AGTAACTGATGAAATTGAAGCATTAAAAGCAATTTTACTCGACGACGAGTTAAACATAAAAGTAAACGAAAG AGGTGAGCCGGAATGTattgaaattgttttatttcctTCGACTGGTGAAGATTCCCAATCTCAATATGTTTGTGCAATATTAATTGTTCAATTACCTAAAGGATACCCTGATGTATCACCTACTATTAATCTTAAAAACCCTAGAGGATTAGATGAAGAAACAGTGAAGCTTATGCAGTCGGATGCAGAAGCAAAATGTAAAGACTTTATAGGTCAGCCAGTTATGTTCGAACTCATAGAG TTAATAAGAGAGCACCTTACAAGAAGTAATCTTCCTACGGATCAATGTGCCATATGCCTGTATGGTTTTCGAGAGAGAGATGAATTTACAAAAACAGAATGCTACCATTATTTTCATTCACACTGTTTAGCAGCTCATGTAGCAGCTGCAGAACGGTATTATAGAGaagaacaagaaaaattaccacAATGGCAGCAAGATACTAAAAATAAGTTTCAG GCTATATGTCCCGTGTGTCGAGAATCAATCAATTGTGATGTAGAGAGTCTTTGGTCAGCTCCACTTCCAATCGATGTTGAGGCTGCAACGGATTTTTCGGTTACTGCAGAACTGAAAGAGTTACAGAAGCAAATGGCAGCATTATTCTTGAGACAACAACAAAGAGGTGGTATAATAGATTTGGAAGCTGAAGGTGTAAAACTACTGGTAAGAACGGAAGATGAATCTGGGGCAGCTACTGAAGAACTGAATCCACCAGGGACAAGTTTAAATACATTTTCAAATCAGACCGTACAACCTGTTAATCAAATG CTATCGCAATCAAGACAGTCGTTACATCAGGCACAAAATCATGCTCAATATCAGTCACGTCAATTACATCATACTTACCATGGACACAATAATCATGGTCATCGGAATAGAGGTCGTGGACGAGGTCATTACCGCCGCCAGTTTGACAGAGTTAGACAGACGGAATCAACTCCCACATGA
- the LOC143365908 gene encoding HEAT repeat-containing protein 6 isoform X2 yields the protein MATSHADYPNSTDKFDFITEKLLMLTKKKQNEIKLVNNYLCDLNKLDYRFVTSFNNDILQLLIKQLCVIATPTETDLIQSTSKLLVNLIQNNAKLQYQTFESVKQWILDALDSASPITHKDVVNLLKYLLIDIDFKDINHYLELLLGNDRFLKKYLTLSKLPWSETRYYALGCLEGIVMKKSDGNFIDQEFIFCIKNIMLNILSSSLQLNDNKLLYAKVLSLCLHILYIIVANKQLPHSIDFMGEIFGVVQVFLFYGIKEYALVKPQLLRPAAMNLPEQVHIIPKCKNLKNHKTKIKKQPVKKPNTELKNNIVTECKGISMYSSDSDTSDTESNNSIYADSKVRLEAVHLLQVLVQNSQSREIFGFWPQIVATGSQSDARVLTRCILKESVSKVKHSMLSTLTELLIDAKSFLTHAEDTHHTSFITFFGTVGLMIKELHFTLALVLSSDKNVAVLTHALKCAAALIQGTPYARLKTGLATKLLRNCRPYIFHKDATIRVAALSTFEAVVSCDPLTPEIFNILAKQSELDMESEQMHLNASLSDNTGGEEEEEEVDIEDLKNNISAEYDNKLLKETNVCFLIHVCLKNVSNKMMSTPVRVQSLKLLGRMAFSTGSLVFSHVELITTTLVTVIQDCEIQVILHACRTLEIMAVCFLNNDLGNNNALLFWNIIFEPITLILQHSQTILREAACDCLGSISPIVLTQQPRQKTILIITVLFGAVHDEESAVRAAALRALGMLVTLPPLKEETGFLMDLADIICLTADDNLGVRIKGIWALANLCDCLSKEKNDEVEPLPLEILLPKLYLVSIKASKDSNKVKCNAVRALGTIFHLCSNKDMLNDTLSGLESLINCATSGHDMKVRWNACRALGLVLSNNPDNILPPSWR from the exons ATGGCAACCTCACACGCCGATTATCCAAACTCTACAGATAAATTCGATTTCATCACAGAAAAACTGCTTATGTTgacaaaaaagaaacagaatgAAATAAAGTTAGTCAACAATTATCTTTGTGATCTTAATAAACTCGATTATCGATTTGTTACTAGTTTTAATAACGAC ATATTACAATTGTTGATTAAACAGCTATGTGTAATTGCTACACCTACGGAAACAGATTTAATACAAAGTACATCGAAACTTTTAGTCAATTTGATTCAAAACAATGCAAAACTTCAGTATCAGACATTCGAAAGTGTCAAACAATGGATTTTAGATGCATTGGACTCAGCTTCACCTATTACGCACAAAGATGTCGTCAATCTTTTGAAGTACCTCTTAATCGATATAGATTTCAAAGATATTAATCAT TACTTAGAATTATTGTTGGGAAATGACAGATTCTTAAAGAAATACTTAACTTTATCAAAGTTACCATGGTCTGAAACTCGTTATTATGCACTTGGTTGCTTAGAAGGAATTGTAATGAAGAAATCTGATGGGAATTTCATTGATcaagaatttatattttgcattaagaaTATTATGCTAAATATCCTTTCATCTTCTCTACAATTAAATGATAATAAACTCCTCTATGCCAAA GTTTTGAGTTTGTGTTTACATATACTTTATATTATAGTAGCAAACAAACAGCTTCCACATTCCATAGACTTTATGGGTGAAATTTTTGGAGTAGTacaagtatttttattttatggtaTCAAGGAATATGCACTTGTAAAACCACAGCTTCTACGACCTGCAGCTATGAATCTCCCTGAACAAGTTCATATTATTCCTAAGTGCAAGAATCTGAAGAATCATAAGACAAAGATTAAAAAACAGCCTGTCAAGAAACCAAACACAGAactgaaaaataatattgtgACAGAATGTAAAGGCATTAGTATGTATTCCAGCGATTCCGATACTTCGGACACTGAAAGTAATAATTCTATATATGCAGACTCTAAAGTTAGATTAGAAGCTGTACACTTATTGCAAGTACTTGTTCAAAATTCACAAAGCCGTGAAATATTTGGATTTTGGCCACAGATTGTTGCCACTGGGTCACAAAGCGATGCAAGGGTACTAACGAGATGTATTTTGAAAGAATCTGTATCGAAAGTGAAGCATAGTATGCTGAGCACTCTCACTGAATTACTCATTGATGCTAAATCTTTTTTGACCCATGCAGAGGATACCCACCATACATCTTTTATAACTTTCTTTGGTACAGTAGGTCTAATGATTAAAGAGTTACATTTCACATTAGCCTTGGTCTTAAGCAGTGATAAAAATGTTGCTGTTTTAACTCATGCTTTGAAATGTGCTGCTGCACTAATCCAAGGTACACCATATGCACGTTTGAAAACAGGACTTGCTACAAAATTGTTAAGAAATTGTAGGCCATACATATTTCACAAAG ATGCAACAATTCGTGTAGCAGCACTGTCGACTTTTGAAGCTGTTGTTTCCTGTGATCCTCTGACAcctgaaatatttaatatactTGCAAAACAATCAGAGTTAGACATGGAATCAGAACAAATGCATTTGAATGCTTCGCTTAGCGACAATacaggaggagaagaagaggaagaagaagtagaTATCGAAGATCTAAAAAACAATATATCTGCTGAATATGACAACAAACTATTAAAAGAAACAAACGTATGCTTTTTGATTCATGTTTGTTTAAAGAACGTTTCTAATAAG atGATGAGCACTCCTGTTCGGGTTCAATCCTTGAAACTTCTTGGCAGAATGGCATTCAGTACTGGAAGTCTTGTATTTTCCCACGTGGAATTAATTACAACAACTTTAGTGACAGTTATACAGGATTGCGAAATACAAGTAATACTACATGCTTGCCGTACTTTAGAAATTATGGCTGTATGTTTTCTAAATAATGATTTGGGCAACAATAATGCCTtattattctggaatattatatTTGAACCCATAACATTAATTCTTCAACATTCACAAACAATATTGAGAGAGGCAGCATGCGATTGTTTAGGCAGCATTAGTCCTATTGTGCTTACTCAACAACCA agGCAAAAAACTATCCTAATTATCACAGTACTGTTCGGTGCAGTTCATGATGAAGAAAGTGCGGTAAGAGCTGCAGCATTGAGAGCATTAGGAATGTTGGTCACGTTGCCCCCATTAAAAGAAGAAACTGGATTTTTAATGGATTTAGCCGACATAATTTGTTTAACTGCCGATGATAATCTTGGTGTTCGCATTAAAGGGATCTGGGCACTAGCTAATTTATGTGATTGCCTTTCGAAAGAAAA aaatgaTGAAGTAGAACCTCTTCCTTTGGAAATTTTATTACCGAAATTATATCTTGTTAGTATTAAGGCATCGAAAGATAGTAATAAAGTAAAATGCAATGCTGTTCGAGCTCTTGGAACTATTTTCCATTTATGTTCTAACAAAGACATGTTAAATGATACTTTATCGGGATTGGAGTCCCTTATAAATTGTGCCACTTCAGGACATGATATGAaa GTACGCTGGAATGCTTGTCGTGCTCTAGGATTAGTTTTAAGTAACAATCCAGACAATATACTACCACCTTCTTGGCGG TAG
- the LOC143365910 gene encoding uncharacterized protein LOC143365910 yields MPENKEKEEEKPVVAKNAIDLQRLKLQKLMKNPEKPVILPERPKAKSTPTVPEFVRNVMGSSAGAGSGEFHVYRHLRRKEYARQKFIQEKGRKELLDAEYHLKLEENRRAAEQITAKKRAKRQKKKQKWKQKKKLRLTNEEPNKNNEDSNSGDDSPDPEDGDDNEPAVGSNKRIENDTAAQCATEINSCKNVVKDNVSKNELPLQNDSNTEDSNSKIIHTDDVPTSECKISENNSENNVYNNTDSTNP; encoded by the exons ATGccagaaaataaagaaaaagaagaggaaaaacCGGTCGTTGCAAAAAATGCTATTGATTTACAACGATTGAAACttcaaaaactaatgaagaATCCT GAGAAGCCTGTTATACTACCGGAACGACCTAAAGCTAAAAGTACACCAACAGTACCAGAATTTGTACGCAATGTAATGGGAAGTAGTGCAGGAGCAGGTAGTGGAGAATTTCATGTGTATAGGCACTTACGACGTAAAGAATATGCCAGACAAAAATTTATTCAGGAAAAAGGTCGTAAG GAACTCTTGGATGCTGAGTATCATTTGAAATTGGAAGAGAATAGAAGGGCAGCTGAACAGATAACAGCTAAAAAGAGAGCAAAGAGACAGAAGAAAAAGCAGAAATGGAAGCAAAAGAAGAAACTAAGATTAACAAATgaagagccaaataaaaataatgaagacAGCAATTCAGGAGATGATAGTCCAGATCCAGAAGATGGAGATGATAATGAACCTGCAGTTGGATCTAacaaaagaattgaaaatgATACAGCTGCACAATGTGCAACAGAGATAAATAGTTGTAAAAATGTAGTTAAGGATAATGTAAGTAAAAATGAGTTGCCCTTACAAAATGACTCTAATACAGAAGATTCTAATTCTAAAATTATTCACACTGATGACGTACCAACCTCTGAATGTAAAATATCTGAAAATAATAGTGAGAATAACGTATATAATAATACAGATAGTACAAATCCTTAA